A genomic region of Sander lucioperca isolate FBNREF2018 chromosome 6, SLUC_FBN_1.2, whole genome shotgun sequence contains the following coding sequences:
- the rps23 gene encoding 40S ribosomal protein S23, translating to MGKCRGLRTARKLRNHRREQKWHDKQYKKAHLGTALKANPFGGASHAKGIVLEKVGVEAKQPNSAIRKCVRVQLIKNGKKITAFVPNDGCLNFIEENDEVLVAGFGRKGHAVGDIPGVRFKVVKVANVSLLALYKGKKERPRS from the exons ATGG GAAAGTGTCGTGGTCTGCGCACAGCCAGGAAGCTCCGTAACCACCGCCGTGAGCAGAAATGGCATGATAAACAGTACAAGAAGGCCCATCTGGGCACCGCCCTGAAGGCTAACCCCTTCGGAGGAGCCTCCCACGCCAAAGGCATCGTGCTTGAGAAAGT TGGCGTTGAGGCTAAGCAGCCCAACTCGGCCATCAGGAAGTGTGTCAGAGTCCAGCTCATCAAGAACGGCAAGAAGATCACCGCCTTCGTCCCCAACGACGGTTGCCTCAACTTCATCGAG GAGAACGATGAGGTTCTGGTGGCAGGATTTGGACGTAAAGGTCACGCCGTTGGTGATATTCCTGGTGTTCGTTTTAAGGTGGTCAAGGTGGCCAACGTGTCCCTGCTGGCTCTCTACAAAGGCAAGAAGGAGAGACCCAGGTCATAA